From a single Nostoc edaphicum CCNP1411 genomic region:
- a CDS encoding ABC transporter ATP-binding protein, protein MSSFVEIKDIKKEFNLSDGSKNIVLQDINLKILPGDFVSLIGHSGCGKSTLLNIVAGLEKPTQGYVEVDGQLVRRPGSDRMMVFQNYSLLPWLTAWDNVALAVDKVMRHKSKKERYQLIADSLEMVGLKDAIRKKPTQLSGGMKQRVALARALAIKPKLLLLDEPFGALDALTRSSLQTELMHICNTNDITAMMVTHDVDEALLLSNRVVMLKNGPGATIDQVLEVPFVYPRFPTEIMDSTKYHALRHEMMQFLHRQQQVKYIESQVLSVLPKSV, encoded by the coding sequence ATGTCTAGTTTTGTTGAAATTAAAGATATAAAAAAGGAATTTAACCTATCGGATGGTAGTAAAAATATTGTCCTCCAAGATATTAACCTGAAAATCCTGCCGGGAGATTTTGTTTCCCTCATCGGTCATTCTGGTTGTGGTAAGTCTACCTTACTTAATATTGTGGCTGGCTTGGAGAAACCAACACAAGGCTATGTGGAAGTTGACGGTCAATTAGTACGCAGACCTGGTTCCGATCGGATGATGGTGTTTCAGAACTATTCCCTCTTACCTTGGTTAACTGCTTGGGACAATGTTGCCTTAGCTGTTGATAAGGTAATGCGTCATAAATCCAAGAAAGAACGCTATCAGCTAATTGCTGATTCCCTGGAAATGGTGGGGCTGAAAGATGCCATTCGCAAAAAACCAACACAACTTTCTGGCGGAATGAAGCAACGAGTGGCGCTAGCACGAGCCTTAGCGATTAAGCCCAAGCTGCTACTTTTGGATGAACCATTTGGAGCTTTGGATGCTCTGACTCGTAGTTCTCTGCAAACTGAGTTGATGCATATTTGTAATACAAACGATATCACTGCCATGATGGTTACTCATGATGTAGATGAAGCACTATTGCTCTCTAATCGCGTGGTAATGTTGAAAAATGGCCCTGGTGCAACCATCGATCAAGTTTTGGAAGTGCCTTTTGTATATCCTCGATTCCCGACGGAGATTATGGATAGTACTAAATATCATGCACTCCGGCATGAGATGATGCAATTT